A stretch of Lathyrus oleraceus cultivar Zhongwan6 chromosome 6, CAAS_Psat_ZW6_1.0, whole genome shotgun sequence DNA encodes these proteins:
- the LOC127096134 gene encoding uncharacterized protein LOC127096134 yields the protein MESSKRNIYSFKFKDPDLRSLRDFVSQMHPVYKINFGKNYGNLLNILNQRVDHTTLVTLAQFYDLPLRCFTFRDFQLAPMLEEFARLVRIPMKKKPLFEGVDESLPPEVIDRVLHMDERETEANLEVKGNTKGFSLSFLLERAHTLLKAENWDACYSVIALAIYGIILFLNMDGFIDMAAIGVFLTENPVPILLADVYYYMSHRYTKKKGMITCCAPLLYQWFLEHLSKTGVWVE from the coding sequence atggaatcaagcaaaagaaacatttacTCTTTCAAGTTTAAGGATCCCGATCTAAGAAGCTTGCGTGACTTTGTCTCCCAAATGCACCCAGTATACAAAATCAATTTTGGGAAAAACTATGGCAATCTGCTCAACATCCTCAACCAAAGAGTGGACCATACAACCTTAGTCACTCTGGCCCAATTCTATGACCTGCCTTTAAGGTGTTTCACGTTCCGAGATTTCCAGCTAGCACCAATGCTGGAAGAATTCGCGCGTCTTGTTAGGATTCCTATGAAGAAGAAGCCATTGTTTGAAGGGGTGGATGAATCTTTGCCACCTGAAGTCATTGATAGAGTGCTCCACATGGACGAAAGGGAAACTGAGGCTAACCTAGAAGTCAAAGGGAATACCAAAGGGTTTTCACTAAGTTTTCTCTTAGAAAGAGCTCATACCCTATTAAAAGCGGAGAATTGGGACGCTTGTTACTCTGTTATTGCTTTGGCTATCTATGGCATCATCCTGTTCCTAAATATGGATGGTTTCATAGACATGGCTGCTATTGGCGTCTTCCTCACCGAAAATCCAGTGCCCATCTTGTTAGCTGATGTTTACTATTACATGAGCCATAGGTACACCAAAAAGAAGGGAATGATTACTTGTTGTGCTCCCTTATTATACCAGTGGTTCCTAGAACATCTTTCAAAGACAGGTGTTTGGGTAGAATAG